The stretch of DNA aaagacaaatcaggCCAAAACAGTACATGAACAGTAAACATTTTTAAAGACCTTCAATTTGTCGTTTTTAGTGAGGTGTCTTGCCATCGTACAGTTGATAAAGTGCGTGTCTTCAACTGTCTGCCGCCGAGCAAATAGAACAGACAAGCGAGGACGACATACTACGATGGTTTAGTAAATCGGCTGTTGGTAGTGAGTTCTCGCAAAGATATAGCACCtgtacatggtggagcattgggaagggccttggatgatgtatgaacaAGGCCCTGGCCTGGTCAGTAGTCTTTTTGGGCCGGGTCACCGGAAGGATCGAATATGAATCCAGTCCGGGCCGGGAGGGCGATCTCAAAACCCAAACCGTCCGATCCCGATGACGATCATTATCCACCCGTGTATTTTGGCCTGGACCGGCGCGGCGCGGCCCAAACAAACCTGCTCGCCCGATCCGCGCGGTTCAGATTCAGAAGtctcccccaccccaccccccgtccgccaccaccaccaaccCGTCGCAACCCACcggaaaccctaaccctagccagGCCGCGCCGGCGAGTCGACGGAGCCGCAGCAGCGCAGGCGAGGCGAGTCGGAGGAGTCGAGGTAGTCGCGGCGCCACAGCGCGGGCGGGCCGAGggcgcggcgccggcggcggcagGTCCTCCCGGCGACCTCCGGCGGCCTCTTCCTCCCCAGTAAgcccccgcccccctcctcccccgGCCATGATCCGCCCCCCGCCCCGGGGGGCCCGTACGCGTCGTGCCCCGCTGGTCTGGTGAGCCGGTGGCGTCCCTGACCGAACCGTTATCGTCTGTTTTTTCATCCATTTATTAGAAAATAATAATAGTACTATTTTGCCTTAGCCGAACCTATGCTGTGCTTGTTCTCGACTGGCGGCTGCTGCCTGCAATGCCTATCTATCAGTGTTCACATGGCATTTCATATGCCAGACTTAGATTCATTGCAGTGCCGACCTTGGTGTTTACTgttttttttaacacagtacagacgcaagcgctcatatatagTAACACGTATACACTCGCCGACCTTGGTGTTTACTGTTAGTGTAATTGCATTTAGTATTATTATCGTACAACACCGATAGCCTGATGGATCATCATTCTTGCATGCAATGTGGCTGTATCCTTCAAAATCCTTACAATGATGATCTTGGTGTATCGATGCATGCACCCTTCCAAGATCCTACTATTTTCCTTCTTAACCAATGAACGGCGTGGTTTCTGGTCATGCACATAATTGACTACTTTCATGGCGTGGATAGATTTCAGGAGGGCGAATTTTACTTCTTCCAAGTGACGAAACCAGGACTAGAGTTTACGTGCTTGCTGTTAGTCAGTCATGGTTGATTTACTGGTTACAAGCAAAACCCACTTCAGCACAAGGCTACAGTTTATGTGCTTGTTGGTGGTCATTCATGCGGAGTCCGCTGGTTGGCGTGTTTAGTTTTTTACTTGCAAAAATGAAGCTTTTGTAAATGCCTCTTCACATTAGTTGCTTGCCCGTTCTTGTTCAGTACCATTTGGCCCTGGACATCTATTATTACGCGGGGTGGTTGTAGCTTCTGACCAGACTGTTACTAACTCAAACATGTGGATTTCCAGTGATTTAGGAGGATGATGGCGCAGGCCCTGCAAGGGATCCAGCAGCAGTATGCGCCGAGTGGCTTGCCTGTCCAGAAACGTTATACAAAGGAGACCGCAGCGCAAATTCTTCAGCTGGATAATATGGATTCGGATACTTCCCCGGTCCGTCTCGTTATCAAGCACAAAATGTAAGTAGTCATACCACCGATATCGAAAGCAGTGCTGGCTCATTATGTTAGCAATGCTTACATTCTGTGTCCCTTGTTCTAGCTATTTTACTGCATGTACTACTCCATGTTTATCGCATGTTGATAAATCTGCCATTGTTCCTATTCTTGTAGTATGCATTGTTGTGCTGTTCTCGAGGACGATTGCAATGGCGTGGTCTCTTTCTACATGTAAAATATAATAAATAGTCTTAGGAGAAACTTCTAAATTTTGGGCAAAGTGAATTGTCACTATTTAACTTCAGCCATATACATCCGTGCGAAATATGTTTGACATTCTATGTATGACTACCATCTGTGCTTTattgtttgaaacccatgcatcgTTGATAATTCAGATGATATTAGAAGTGGTTCTATCTTTCTAACTAATTTATCATCAATATTTCTTGTCTCCACAATACATCCTGATCTCTTTATCTATCCAGTGTAACCTACCTGAAAGGAAGGGAGCAATTCTATAACCTGCACCCACGATATCTTCTGGCAGTTTCAAAAAGTATTGATGAGCAGCTTTATAAGGATGCAGAATCAAAGGTTTGTTTTGCTTCGCGTAGCAAATATAACTCTTCCCTCTGTTCCACTATAATCGTGGCTGGCCTCACTTGTTGTGCTTTGTTTGGAGTTATTTCTGCTCTCTGTTACATCATCTTCATTTGTTATCTTTTATGTTGTACTGAACATAAACTTATTGTCAAAGTTTGAGCTATTCTtgtattttgttttgtttttcgtTCATGGTACTGTTTACTGTTAGATTATGtgatactccctcctttccggtttatagggctcaattcaaaaatcccACCAACCAAgatagatgatgagtggtggaatattttttgtagtttgcaaaagcacccaattaatgctcttgttttcctcaaaaaattatgtttaccaatgcattaattgcaatgcatgcatgcataaaccacatgcattggtcaattttctcttaatacttgcatgcaatgatttaatacACCTCGGAATCTGAActtgtgatggggaacaaccaaattgagccttataaaatgaaaaaaactaaaattttgagataagccctataaaccggaaaggagggagtatattcaTGGAATTCTACCATTTATTAAATTATATTATTACAATTCTGAATGACTTGTTACTTGCTAACACCTAGTTCTTTTCTCCCAGATCGACTACATGGATTTTGAGACTTTAGAAGTTAGGCTGAATGCTCTTCTCAGTCGTGGATCATTTGGCAACAGTAGATATGCTTTGGCTTCTTCAGCATCTTTACCGACATCACACTCAGAACAGCTTGGGATAGAAGTAACAGATTCAAGTATACAGAATGGTAGAGCTGTACCTGGTTCTGTTAATCCCCCCCTGCCTGCTAGAGACATATCACATAATGTCTTATATTCTCAGGGTGAGTTAAGATTATTAGTTTTCTTTCTTGACCTCACAGTACAACTTCAGTATTTTAACTTTGGACTGATTTTAGTAGGATTTGCACCAACCAGTCACCATGAAGCTGCTGCCAGCTTTGTTCATTCATCGGCTGATAAGATTAAACAGGTGCCTGAAAGCTTAGCAAACGCCACTGCCGCACCATGTGTGTCATTACTACCAAAATGCAGTCCCTGTATTGCTGGAGATTTCGGTGGTGGAGTGCCAACTGGCCATACAAAATACCATTTCCCAGGTTAGTTGTTTTACTTATACCATGACTTACGTATGAAACTTAGCTTAAGCTGTTTTGCATCATATAAACATTATGACCAATTTGTGCCAGGCGATGTTCATCAAGTTGATAGTCAACAACCGTCGACATCGGGTAGTTCCAGTTCTGTGTCTGCAATGTGTGATCGAACCGCAAATTCTACAAATAACAACAGATATTCTGCTGGCCAAGTATCATCGTCTATGCAATACAGAGAATGCGGGAAAGTGTTGTATACGCGGAGCCACCCAGTAGAGGAATCAGATCAGTCAAATATCACAGCCGGATGCCACGACTTGTATATCCATGACCAATCTAAAATTCGCACTGACATCAAGAGAGAATGCGGACTTGAAGGATGCATGCAAATGGATGAAACATGTTTCTGCAGGGAGAAATGCTCAACTTTAAACACAAAATTCAGTTATGACCAATGCAGCTGTATTGCTGCTGACTCTGGTAATTGTGTCTCTATAAGAGAGGCAGTGAAGGGAGCCGAACAGACATCAAATAGCACTGTATCAAAACCAACTTCCCCTACTTCGGATGAATCGTCTGGCAAGCATCATCCGGCAAAACGATTGAGGATCAATTCTCCCAGGCCTGTCCATGCTGATAAAACAAAGTTTCCAAAGGAACTACAGCCTGCTGCCAATGGAACTTATGTCTCTTCTGAAACAGTACAGTCTGAAACCACAGCATTACCTACAAAGTCGCCATCTGGCTGTTCCTTGCTGGACAGCAATGCTAGCAATAACATGGAGATAATTAGATTGCCGGAGACTGGTATGCAAGCTGAAGAAGGGTTGTGTCATGGAAATGGTGACATCGAGATGAAGGAATTGTCATGTTATGGAAATGGTGACATCGAGATGAAGGAAGGGCTGTGTTATGGAAATGGTGACATCGAGATGAAGGACTCAAAGCTTGGCTCAGTGGATGAAACATCATTAGCAACCAGCTTAACTGCAACGAAGAAAAGAGGGGGTTCAATACTTTATGCGCTAAGTGCTGAGGAGCTTAGAGATCACATGAAAAGTTTGAACCAACATATTTGTCTGGTGAGTGCAGAGCCCGTTCTCATAGGTTTGCTATTACTGTAATATCACTTGATGCTTAGTTATGCCACCGAGTAATATGCAACATAATTATTATGTTATTCGACTAGAGTCTGGCTCAAGAAGTGTTAGTTTTGTTTTATCATGGTAACTGGATTGCCTGTATAGTGCATAATATTTAGTTATTTCAAGCTATCAAATTCGTTGACTCAGTTGCTTTTTATTTTCAGAGCCAAGTGATGACAGAAGAACACCCTTCAGGCTTGCCTGACCAAAATACGTGCAATTTATGTGGGATGGAGAGGATTCTTTTTGAACCTCCTCCACGATTCTGTGCTCTCTGTTTCAAAATAATAAATTCGACCGGATCCTATTATGTTCATGTGGAAAACGGAGTTGATAAGGCTTCAATATGTGCCAAATGTCACCATCTTAGTACTGCAAAATTTAAATATGAGAAGAGATCAAATTACGCGGAAACAGATGCTGAGGCTGAATGGGTAATGTGCTTTTCTTATCTCTACTTATTCTTAAATCTTAAATTATATATACGAATTCCTCATCTGTTGTTCAACTTATCTCATTTCAGTGGGTTGAGTGCGATAAGTGCAAAGCTTGGCAGCATCAGATATGTGCCCTTTTTAACCCTAAAATTGCAGACGAGGAGGTGGAGTATACATGTGCCAAATGTTTATTGAAGGAGAGGGATAGTGGAGATATAATTTTGCCGGAGTCACCTACTGTTCTAGGAGCATTAGAGTTACCAAGAACTAAACTGAGTGATCATATTGAGCAGAGACTTTCATTGCGGCTTGAGCACGAACGGCTGCAGAGGGCAAGAGCTTCAGGAAAAGACATTGAAGAGGTATTTGTGCCATGTTTGTGATTATCCTGTAGACTTGTAGTACATACGAAACAAGTCCCATGAGTTATCTGCAATTATTGACCATACAGCGAACTGTAGGCCTATCACATCCCTGTTTTAAGACTTGTTTTATTATTTCCCAGGAGTTACTTGCTCTTCCTGATCCATGTTAGAAGTTACACATTAGCTCGAGTATTGTTAATTTCTAATCTTCTACCGCCGACTTTTCAGTTCAGTATCTATATATAGGTGGGTGGTATTAGTTGCATTTTAGGATCTTATTTTGTTAAACTGTAGCTTAGTTATGTGGTTGAATTTATTGGATTCAAATAAACATAATTTGATGTGATGATCCATGTCATATTATAACTCATGGCCAACTTAACGATAGAAGAATTGTGAAAACAATAGCGTTGATCTATATTATTTTCCTGTATTTAGGGATTGTGTTACAGTCTGATGTCAACTATGTGGTAAACTTATTTTAATTTTCTTTTTTGTGCTCCAATGTTTAGGTACCAGGAGTTGAAGGTCTTACTGTTAGAGTGGTTTCTTCAGCTGCAAGAGTGCTTCAAGTCCAACCACGTTTTCGGGATTTTTTTAAAGATGGGAAATATCCCGGGGAATTTCCATACAAATCAAAGGTGATTGGATGATACTTTATTAGACAATCTTTTTCCACAGTATCCATGTTAATAGTAATTTCAGATATTTAGTACATAATGAGGGCTAACTTTTAGTGCCTTTTGTTTTATACAGGCCATTCTCTTGTTTCAAAAAAATGAAGGTGTGGATGTTTGTCTATTTGCCATGTATGTACAAGAGTATGGTTCTGATAGCCCATTACCAAATCGAAGGCACGTTTATCTTGCATATATCGATTCTGTCAAGTACTTCAGGCCTGAAACCAAATCTGCAAGTGGGGAAGCTCTTCGAACCTTTGTGTACCATGAGATTTTGGTACGAGAAATGCAAATATTGAGCTGATTACGTAACTTTCTTAAATACATGTTGAACTGAAATTATTTTAATATGGTTCTCTCTTGTAGATTGGCTATTTGGATTACTGCAAGAAAATAGGATTCGTAAGCTGCTCCATATGGGCTTGCCCATCTACAAAGCGTGATGATTATGTTTTGTATTGTCATCCCACGTCACAAAAAATGCCCAAGTCTGACAAGCTTCGGAGCTGGTCAGTATATTTAACACGATATTTATGATTTAAATCTAATTATTTGTTTATGGGACTTAATTGGGCTTTCTCATGAATCTTCTTAGGTACCAGAACTTGATCAAGAAGGCCGTTAAGGATGGTGTAGTTGTGGAGCGTAATACATTGTACGACTTCTTTCTTCAGCCTACCAGTGATCGCAAGGCCAGTATATCTGCAGCATGCTTGCCATACTGTGAGAATGATTTCTGGCCTGGAGAAGCAGAGAGACTCCTTGAGAAGAAAGATGACAGCACCTCACAGAAGAAAGAGCCACAAGTAGGAAGGCTCATGCGTGTTGCCAAACGTGATGACAGGAAAGGAAACCTTGAGGATAACCTTGAGGATATCTTGCTAGTGCACAAAGTTAGTTCATTTTACTTTGTTTTAATCCCCCTCTCAGTATAATGTTTGCACTGACATCATATTTTTCATTGTCGATAGCTTGGAGAAAAGATGCGAACAATGAAAGAAGACTTCATTATGCTTTGTCTGCAGCGGTTTTGCAAGCATTGCCACCAACCTATTGTGTCTGGTAAAAGTTGGGTTTGTACCTGCTGCAAAAACTTCCATCTTTGTGACCAGTAAGTATTTCTTCAGATCACTTTTTTTTATACCTACAGAATCTGCTGCCATAATGTTTCTTTTTGTAGAATGAATCTTCTGTGATAGTTATGATCACATTGAATTTGGTAGCAGTACTGAGAATACTTTTTTCTTATGAAAAATAGCTGCACACACATATTATCATCTAGTGCCTAGGCCCTTGTACCTAGCAACTTCCAGTTTCTTTTTGAAATTTGAATTGATCATCTGCCAATCTTGCAAAATGTACTTACATGACCCCTGTTTTATAACTTCTCAGTTTTTGTTCCTCGATAATCACCCATTTCATCGATATAGCATCCATTATTTGATGTTTcggttgttcttccttgtagaTGCCATGCAGAGGAGCTAACTGCTCCACTAAAGGACCGGCATCCAGCTACAACAAAACAAAAGCATGCATTTCAAAGAGTACTGCTATAAACCCTGCTATACTTTTAGTTCATTTCACCGGTCAAATAAAGCAAGCACAATATGCATGCTGCTATTTGTTAAATGTATGATGAAATTTATACTTACCAGAGTAACTACCTGTTCTACAGATAGAGGAAGAACCTCTTCCAGAGACTGATGATGGAGATCCAACAATGGAAAGCAAGTATTTTGACAGCAGAATCGATTTCTTGAAGCACTGTCAAGACAATCAATACCAGTTTGATACACTCCGACGGGCAAAACACTCAACAATGATGATTCTTTATCATCTACATGATTCAGCTTGTTCTGCTTGTCACCAGGCCATGGATCAACGATTTGCGTGGCGGTGCCTGGTTTGTGCCGGCTGCAATTTTTGCGATTCATGTTATAAACAAGACGGTGAAAAATTGCACATTCATAAACTCAAACAGACGGAGCAACAAGTATTACCAAACTATACTCTACAGGTATCCTTTGTAATTCTCAGCTAGCGTAACTTTTCTGCATTGGGCTTACTTTGTAGTGCTGTGGAAAAATAGTTACAGAAGTAGGAAAAAGTTCATTAAACAAACAGTAAAATAGGCAGAAATTTGTTAGACAAACGGGATTATCACAATCCACCGCAACGCCGGCTGGATGTTAAAATTTGCACGGGAGATTCTAAATCTCTCATGTTTTGTTCTCACCTAATTCAGGTACAATTTCTGTGATTAGTTTTTTTTTGTGTGTTTCTTGGAATATGATTTTTGGTGGCATCAGTTCTTCACCTTACGTGCATTGCACCATTACTTTTTACTTGACCTTTTTGTCATTGTTTCATATTTGTGTTGGAGGTGCTTACTGCTTATGCTCAACTGTTTGTCTTGATAGTATCTTTTGTTGACTTTGAGCATATCCAGTTTAATAAGCAGTGTGAACCATGAAGGATATTCCTTGTTTTGGATTTCTGCGTGGTGGTTGTGTTCATTAATTGtcctttaaaaaaatgtttgatACCAATGATGTTGATATTTTCAAAGCAGGACTATCTTGAGGCTTTGGTGCATGCATCAAAATGCTTCTGTGCTGCGCGTAC from Triticum urartu cultivar G1812 chromosome 3, Tu2.1, whole genome shotgun sequence encodes:
- the LOC125546309 gene encoding probable histone acetyltransferase HAC-like 3 isoform X1; its protein translation is MMAQALQGIQQQYAPSGLPVQKRYTKETAAQILQLDNMDSDTSPVRLVIKHKIVTYLKGREQFYNLHPRYLLAVSKSIDEQLYKDAESKIDYMDFETLEVRLNALLSRGSFGNSRYALASSASLPTSHSEQLGIEVTDSSIQNGRAVPGSVNPPLPARDISHNVLYSQVGFAPTSHHEAAASFVHSSADKIKQVPESLANATAAPCVSLLPKCSPCIAGDFGGGVPTGHTKYHFPGDVHQVDSQQPSTSGSSSSVSAMCDRTANSTNNNRYSAGQVSSSMQYRECGKVLYTRSHPVEESDQSNITAGCHDLYIHDQSKIRTDIKRECGLEGCMQMDETCFCREKCSTLNTKFSYDQCSCIAADSGNCVSIREAVKGAEQTSNSTVSKPTSPTSDESSGKHHPAKRLRINSPRPVHADKTKFPKELQPAANGTYVSSETVQSETTALPTKSPSGCSLLDSNASNNMEIIRLPETGMQAEEGLCHGNGDIEMKELSCYGNGDIEMKEGLCYGNGDIEMKDSKLGSVDETSLATSLTATKKRGGSILYALSAEELRDHMKSLNQHICLSQVMTEEHPSGLPDQNTCNLCGMERILFEPPPRFCALCFKIINSTGSYYVHVENGVDKASICAKCHHLSTAKFKYEKRSNYAETDAEAEWWVECDKCKAWQHQICALFNPKIADEEVEYTCAKCLLKERDSGDIILPESPTVLGALELPRTKLSDHIEQRLSLRLEHERLQRARASGKDIEEVPGVEGLTVRVVSSAARVLQVQPRFRDFFKDGKYPGEFPYKSKAILLFQKNEGVDVCLFAMYVQEYGSDSPLPNRRHVYLAYIDSVKYFRPETKSASGEALRTFVYHEILIGYLDYCKKIGFVSCSIWACPSTKRDDYVLYCHPTSQKMPKSDKLRSWYQNLIKKAVKDGVVVERNTLYDFFLQPTSDRKASISAACLPYCENDFWPGEAERLLEKKDDSTSQKKEPQVGRLMRVAKRDDRKGNLEDNLEDILLVHKLGEKMRTMKEDFIMLCLQRFCKHCHQPIVSGKSWVCTCCKNFHLCDQCHAEELTAPLKDRHPATTKQKHAFQRIEEEPLPETDDGDPTMESKYFDSRIDFLKHCQDNQYQFDTLRRAKHSTMMILYHLHDSACSACHQAMDQRFAWRCLVCAGCNFCDSCYKQDGEKLHIHKLKQTEQQVLPNYTLQQDYLEALVHASKCFCAARTCAFKLCFTMKKLFFHGVRCDTRNRGGCRKCIFMWKLLLTHAKHCGDGACSVPRCRDIKAFFMDKTKMIAGPPCAVECYRIPSK
- the LOC125546309 gene encoding probable histone acetyltransferase HAC-like 3 isoform X3, encoding MMAQALQGIQQQYAPSGLPVQKRYTKETAAQILQLDNMDSDTSPVRLVIKHKIVTYLKGREQFYNLHPRYLLAVSKSIDEQLYKDAESKIDYMDFETLEVRLNALLSRGSFGNSRYALASSASLPTSHSEQLGIEVTDSSIQNGRAVPGSVNPPLPARDISHNVLYSQGFAPTSHHEAAASFVHSSADKIKQVPESLANATAAPCVSLLPKCSPCIAGDFGGGVPTGHTKYHFPGDVHQVDSQQPSTSGSSSSVSAMCDRTANSTNNNRYSAGQVSSSMQYRECGKVLYTRSHPVEESDQSNITAGCHDLYIHDQSKIRTDIKRECGLEGCMQMDETCFCREKCSTLNTKFSYDQCSCIAADSGNCVSIREAVKGAEQTSNSTVSKPTSPTSDESSGKHHPAKRLRINSPRPVHADKTKFPKELQPAANGTYVSSETVQSETTALPTKSPSGCSLLDSNASNNMEIIRLPETGMQAEEGLCHGNGDIEMKELSCYGNGDIEMKEGLCYGNGDIEMKDSKLGSVDETSLATSLTATKKRGGSILYALSAEELRDHMKSLNQHICLSQVMTEEHPSGLPDQNTCNLCGMERILFEPPPRFCALCFKIINSTGSYYVHVENGVDKASICAKCHHLSTAKFKYEKRSNYAETDAEAEWWVECDKCKAWQHQICALFNPKIADEEVEYTCAKCLLKERDSGDIILPESPTVLGALELPRTKLSDHIEQRLSLRLEHERLQRARASGKDIEEVPGVEGLTVRVVSSAARVLQVQPRFRDFFKDGKYPGEFPYKSKAILLFQKNEGVDVCLFAMYVQEYGSDSPLPNRRHVYLAYIDSVKYFRPETKSASGEALRTFVYHEILIGYLDYCKKIGFVSCSIWACPSTKRDDYVLYCHPTSQKMPKSDKLRSWYQNLIKKAVKDGVVVERNTLYDFFLQPTSDRKASISAACLPYCENDFWPGEAERLLEKKDDSTSQKKEPQVGRLMRVAKRDDRKGNLEDNLEDILLVHKLGEKMRTMKEDFIMLCLQRFCKHCHQPIVSGKSWVCTCCKNFHLCDQCHAEELTAPLKDRHPATTKQKHAFQRIEEEPLPETDDGDPTMESKYFDSRIDFLKHCQDNQYQFDTLRRAKHSTMMILYHLHDSACSACHQAMDQRFAWRCLVCAGCNFCDSCYKQDGEKLHIHKLKQTEQQVLPNYTLQQDYLEALVHASKCFCAARTCAFKLCFTMKKLFFHGVRCDTRNRGGCRKCIFMWKLLLTHAKHCGDGACSVPRCRDIKAFFMDKTKMIAGPPCAVECYRIPSK
- the LOC125546309 gene encoding probable histone acetyltransferase HAC-like 3 isoform X2, with the translated sequence MMAQALQGIQQQYAPSGLPVQKRYTKETAAQILQLDNMDSDTSPVRLVIKHKIVTYLKGREQFYNLHPRYLLAVSKSIDEQLYKDAESKIDYMDFETLEVRLNALLSRGSFGNSRYALASSASLPTSHSEQLGIEVTDSSIQNGRAVPGSVNPPLPARDISHNVLYSQVGFAPTSHHEAAASFVHSSADKIKQVPESLANATAAPCVSLLPKCSPCIAGDFGGGVPTGHTKYHFPGDVHQVDSQQPSTSGSSSSVSAMCDRTANSTNNNRYSAGQVSSSMQYRECGKVLYTRSHPVEESDQSNITAGCHDLYIHDQSKIRTDIKRECGLEGCMQMDETCFCREKCSTLNTKFSYDQCSCIAADSGNCVSIREAVKGAEQTSNSTVSKPTSPTSDESSGKHHPAKRLRINSPRPVHADKTKFPKELQPAANGTYVSSETVQSETTALPTKSPSGCSLLDSNASNNMEIIRLPETGMQAEEGLCHGNGDIEMKELSCYGNGDIEMKEGLCYGNGDIEMKDSKLGSVDETSLATSLTATKKRGGSILYALSAEELRDHMKSLNQHICLSQVMTEEHPSGLPDQNTCNLCGMERILFEPPPRFCALCFKIINSTGSYYVHVENGVDKASICAKCHHLSTAKFKYEKRSNYAETDAEAEWWVECDKCKAWQHQICALFNPKIADEEVEYTCAKCLLKERDSGDIILPESPTVLGALELPRTKLSDHIEQRLSLRLEHERLQRARASGKDIEEVPGVEGLTVRVVSSAARVLQVQPRFRDFFKDGKYPGEFPYKSKAILLFQKNEGVDVCLFAMYVQEYGSDSPLPNRRHVYLAYIDSVKYFRPETKSASGEALRTFVYHEILIGYLDYCKKIGFVSCSIWACPSTKRDDYVLYCHPTSQKMPKSDKLRSWYQNLIKKAVKDGVVVERNTLYDFFLQPTSDRKASISAACLPYCENDFWPGEAERLLEKKDDSTSQKKEPQVGRLMRVAKRDDRKGNLEDNLEDILLVHKLGEKMRTMKEDFIMLCLQRFCKHCHQPIVSGKSWVCTCCKNFHLCDQCHAEELTAPLKDRHPATTKQKHAFQRIEEEPLPETDDGDPTMESKYFDSRIDFLKHCQDNQYQFDTLRRAKHSTMMILYHLHDSACSACHQAMDQRFAWRCLVCAGCNFCDSCYKQDGEKLHIHKLKQTEQQVLPNYTLQDYLEALVHASKCFCAARTCAFKLCFTMKKLFFHGVRCDTRNRGGCRKCIFMWKLLLTHAKHCGDGACSVPRCRDIKAFFMDKTKMIAGPPCAVECYRIPSK